agtgaaagttataaaataaaaacatatataaagatatatagacaTTACCATCAAATTAgtgaagattcattcctataaattataatatatttcgtattatcttatgttttaacatatgcattacaaaaatacattcgttcaaattataaaatcaaacataaaaaatatgtataatattcttgaatcaattttaaaaaaatgatatatattaatatttgaatttttttaatctaaaataaatttcatcgttagacattcagtttagtaatcacatttaactatctatttcatcgtaaaatcataattcacttcttcatgtattagagttaaaattttaattaaaaaactaatatgagcatcatatgagataatatgtatattggttagttttttaaatttaacaataaacaatcagtaaaaaaatcagttaacatctACAAAAAGTTtggaaattcaaaaatatcctaaatactATTCTACTATATGTcgtaatttcataagtaatacttttgtctgttttcatcaattaaccaaaaattcattcctacaaactcagtttttctatttttctttcaggtttttcatattactacatgcattaaaatctttaaaataaaacatgtaaaactatactaatacacatcatgtattgaatttttttttaagttcattacTCTTTCAAGGTTTGGTGTgcttacttacaataaaaatttatattacaacgataaatacaatttatattcgactaaaattatgttattctttttaactttgttattcattatttattgattaatatacatgtttaattagtttcgtttttgttaacacatgtcaaattttattgagaacacacGTACAATCTAATTATAAAGTATATTGAgcttgttagttttcctttttgattaattttgttagttttcctttttgatttagaaaaataatttttttataatataaacatataaaattctgtaaataaaattagacacgtgtcatgatctaatcaatatatttgacacgtgtcactatcttgttaatgagtaactttgacattttttgaatataaacatataaaattctgtaaataggATTAGACACGTGTcgacatctaatcaatatatttgacacgtgtcacaatcttgttaatgagtaattttgtcatcaaggtttatataataagatatatatatatatatatatattatacaaactacaaaatataacgacatgacaaaaaaatactatacaataaaaataaaataaaactagaacacaaacaaaaataagaaaaaaaaaactaaatatatatcaaaaacacattaaaaaatcATGTGGTGTACTGCAGGTTCAAACATAATTGATGTTTTGCTAATATCATACAGTTCACTAATACAACTCTGAAATAAAGAATAGCAAATgttttacataataaaattggcaaaaaaaaacccGCACGTCCGTGCGGGTCGATCCCTagttaaaagtaaaacaacatCACGTATATACAGTCACCGTATATACATCCGTATTAGCACCGTACACACAACCGTATTAAGTATTAACCCAAATCATATTTATTAAACGTATAACTAAAATCTGGTACAGTGATTTAAAACCATTGTACACTGTATGCCGTATGTGCGGTCGCCTAGAACTAAACACTAATTATACTAGACATAGTATTGGTATTTACTAATTTCTGATGGCATCTTTAATTATCGTATCTAGTAAATTACTAATCCACTACTATATTCTTTAACCCgcttataatttttattaagtcCTTCAAATGTTTTAGCTGTATTCCGTTACTCTTCTTCATAATCAGTCAAACATTTCTTTGAATCATTCTGTCATATCATTTATTTACCTTTTATAACCTTAACTAATTTGGTAAAATcactataaataatatttgctTACCCTAAATAAGTCCCCTTGGCTCACCAAGTCAAAAGACTAATTTAATATCCAACTGGAAACAAAATTGAACCCCATTTTAATTGGAAATTTAAAATACTCCtaaaaatagtataatttttCAACTTTCTCCTCCGAAGTTTTGGTTTTAACAGTTCATTTCAATAAACCAGCCAAATATTTTGCGATcactgttttgttttggtttttttttttttttttttgcgtttttgttttctttcttttgcattCTTGTTTATTCCTTctcaatcacaacaacaaacttctcaaaaacattgtttttttttttgttgaaaatgggAAGCGAACCAATGAGCCACTTGTCTCttaaaaagaaactcaaatcaaGGTTTTGCATCGCCGGATGTTTTCGTACGACCAATCACCACCACGACATCCCTGACGACATGCCTTCATCTCCGACGACTCCCTCCGGCGCCGCGACGGAGAAATCTACTCAAAGCCCACGTGGTGGTGGAATCAAGACCAAATCTCCACGACTCACTCGGACGTTGTCCAAGTCGCATGAAAAGTGCCGGAGTCTGATCCACCGGATGGGCGGTGGTGTAAGCGGCGTTGGCGGCCACGGGAAGCACATCCGACGTCATACTGCAGACTTTCATTACGATCCGTCGAGCTATGCGCTTAACTTTGATAAAGGAGACGAGGGTGACAATATCAACCGCTTTCCTCTCCGCAACTTCTCGGCTAGGCTGCCTCGTTCGCCGCCTTCTTCGGCTAAGGCCGCCACGGATTCTTCTTTTACGGTTCAAAACCTTTTGCGGTAATGATTGAATTGAATCACACACACATTTCAATCTATCGAATAATATTTTAGCAATTGTAAATATTGAAAGTTCCatttgacaattaaaaaaatttgttgttgaTATAATGATAGTTGGATAGCTTTTTATTACTTAACATGCGCATGCCAAtgccaatgttttttttttccaatttgttTCTTGAACCCTTGTTCCACAATAGACAATATAGCAGTTATCAGTGATTCAGATTGGAAGAAGAATGGTACAGGAGGAAGTTTACCAATAATACTCGGTGCAATGCCAAAATAAGCATATCATTTATCCACGACATTTTCAACTCTCTGAGTTTAAAAACTAGATTCCGGGTGAAATGCGATACTAGACCAAAGATTCAAGAACCGAAACAATTCTAATCCAAAAGTGGCGTAGAATATACGATAACGATTTGAAACCATTCATGGAGGAAAGCCATGTAACCGAACATAACTATCTCTTGGAAAAAAGTTACTGCAACATCCACAGCAAAGAAGNttttttttttggttttttttttttttttttttgcgtttttgttttctttcttttgcattCTTGTTTATTCCTTctcaatcacaacaacaaacttctcaaaaacattgtttttttttttgttgaaaatgggAAGCGAACCAATGAGCCACTTGTCTCttaaaaagaaactcaaatcaaGGTTTTGCATCGCCGGATGTTTTCGTACGACCAATCACCACCACGACATCCCTGACGACATGCCTTCATCTCCGACGACTCCCTCCGGCGCCGCGACGGAGAAATCTACTCAAAGCCCACGTGGTGGTGGAATCAAGACCAAATCTCCACGACTCACTCGGACGTTGTCCAAGTCGCATGAAAAGTGCCGGAGTCTGATCCACCGGATGGGCGGTGGTGTAAGCGGCGTTGGCGGCCACGGGAAGCACATCCGACGTCATACTGCAGACTTTCATTACGATCCGTCGAGCTATGCGCTTAACTTTGATAAAGGAGACGAGGGTGACAATATCAACCGCTTTCCTCTCCGCAACTTCTCGGCTAGGCTGCCTCGTTCGCCGCCTTCTTCGGCTAAGGCCGCCACGGATTCTTCTTTTACGGTTCAAAACCTTTTGCGGTAATGATTGAATTGAATCACACACACATTTCAATCTATCGAATAATATTTTAGCAATTGTAAATATTGAAAGTTCCatttgacaattaaaaaaatttgttgttgaTATAATGATAGTTGGATAGCTTTTTATTACTTAACATGCGCATGCCAAtgccaatgttttttttttccaatttgttTCTTGAACCCTTGTTCCACAATAGACAATATAGCAGTTATCAGTGATTCAGATTGGAAGAAGAATGGTACAGGAGGAAGTTTACCAATAATACTCGGTGCAATGCCAAAATAAGCATATCATTTATCCACGACATTTTCAACTCTCTGAGTTTAAAAACTAGATTCCGGGTGAAATGCGATACTAGACCAAAGATTCAAGAACCGAAACAATTCTAATCCAAAAGTGGCGTAGAATATACGATAACGATTTGAAACCATTCATGGAGGAAAGCCATGTAACCGAACATAACTATCTCTTGGAAAAAAGTTACTGCAACATCCACAGCAAAGAAGATGAGCACGCTTACCCGAGAtgtccaccaccaccattaATGATTAAGGGTCATCTTAACATGCTTTGAGAAAACTAAAACCCGATGAAATTCCGTCTGGAATAGGCGGAGGTTTGAAACACTCTCATGCCTGGATGCCCTTTTTGTGTCTAACCTACACTCACTACGGCTTCACAATCTGCTAAGCGCAGGGGACATACTCGACATGAGTTGGCAAACATGTTCCAGTAGACTATGTCAGCTCTGCAACCTCCACTTAGTATAAGGACACATTGTTGCCCCTCATAGCTAAcaatt
The sequence above is a segment of the Camelina sativa cultivar DH55 chromosome 10, Cs, whole genome shotgun sequence genome. Coding sequences within it:
- the LOC104719230 gene encoding uncharacterized protein LOC104719230 produces the protein MGSEPMSHLSLKKKLKSRFCIAGCFRTTNHHHDIPDDMPSSPTTPSGAATEKSTQSPRGGGIKTKSPRLTRTLSKSHEKCRSLIHRMGGGVSGVGGHGKHIRRHTADFHYDPSSYALNFDKGDEGDNINRFPLRNFSARLPRSPPSSAKAATDSSFTVQNLLR